The following coding sequences are from one Paracoccus alcaliphilus window:
- a CDS encoding acyl-CoA dehydrogenase C-terminal domain-containing protein has protein sequence MPSYTPPTRDLQFILHDVLRLSQSGLPGHEDLDRDFTEAVFDAAGKLSSDVLAPLNAVGDRQGCRLENGVVRTPDGFAEAFEAVKEGGWTAMDCDPEYGGQGMPHVLHAATGEMFVAANMAFNMYQGLTHGAYSAIHTHGTDAQKALYLPKMVSCDWTGTMNLTEPHCGTDLGLLRTRAEPQDDGSYLITGTKIFISAGDHDMAENVIHLVLAKAPGGGEGTKGISLFIVPKVLVNDDGSLAAPNGVSVGNLEEKMGIHGNATCVMNFDGARGWLLGELHKGMRAMFTMMNEARLGVGLQGYACAIPAYQAAVEYARERLQGRAVTGAKNPEGPADPLIVHPDIRRSLMDQKSFLEGARMLTLWGAHQIDRSRNGDDDAEGLISLLTPVIKGFLTDKGFETAVLAQQVFGGHGYIEEQGMSQFVRDARITMIYEGANGVQALDLVGRKLAADNGKPLMALFGMVKAFCKEHGENEALATDFIAPLKAASKDLQSAAMYFMERGMKNPDDALAGSYDFMHLFGHAMLGFMWAQQAVAAQSALDEGRGDAAFFRTKLATGRYYMQRQLPMTATHLARITSGADTVMALEAEAF, from the coding sequence ATGCCCAGCTACACCCCACCGACCCGCGATCTGCAATTCATCCTGCATGATGTGCTGCGGCTGTCGCAAAGCGGCCTGCCCGGTCACGAGGATCTGGATCGCGATTTCACCGAAGCCGTGTTCGATGCGGCGGGCAAGCTGTCCTCGGACGTGCTGGCGCCGCTGAACGCGGTCGGCGACCGGCAGGGCTGTCGGCTGGAAAACGGGGTGGTGCGCACGCCTGACGGCTTTGCCGAGGCGTTCGAGGCCGTCAAGGAAGGCGGCTGGACGGCGATGGATTGCGACCCCGAATATGGCGGTCAGGGCATGCCCCATGTGCTGCATGCCGCCACGGGCGAAATGTTCGTGGCCGCGAACATGGCCTTCAACATGTATCAGGGCCTGACCCACGGCGCCTATTCCGCGATCCACACCCACGGCACCGACGCGCAGAAAGCGCTGTATCTGCCGAAAATGGTCAGCTGCGACTGGACCGGCACCATGAACCTGACCGAGCCGCATTGCGGCACCGATCTGGGCCTGCTGCGCACCCGGGCCGAACCGCAGGACGATGGCAGCTATCTGATCACCGGCACCAAGATCTTCATCTCGGCCGGGGATCACGACATGGCCGAAAACGTCATCCATCTGGTGCTGGCCAAAGCACCCGGCGGGGGCGAGGGCACAAAGGGCATCAGCCTGTTCATCGTGCCGAAGGTCCTGGTCAATGACGATGGCTCTCTGGCGGCGCCGAACGGTGTCAGCGTCGGCAATCTGGAAGAAAAGATGGGCATTCACGGCAATGCCACCTGCGTGATGAATTTCGACGGCGCCCGCGGCTGGCTGCTGGGCGAATTGCACAAGGGCATGCGGGCCATGTTCACGATGATGAACGAGGCGCGTCTGGGCGTCGGCCTGCAAGGCTATGCCTGTGCCATTCCGGCCTATCAGGCGGCGGTCGAATATGCCCGCGAACGGCTTCAGGGCCGCGCCGTGACCGGGGCCAAGAACCCCGAAGGCCCCGCCGATCCGCTGATCGTGCATCCCGACATCCGCCGCAGCCTGATGGATCAGAAATCCTTTCTGGAAGGCGCACGGATGCTGACCCTGTGGGGGGCGCATCAGATCGACCGCTCGCGCAATGGCGACGACGATGCCGAGGGGCTGATCTCGCTGCTGACGCCGGTCATCAAGGGCTTTCTGACCGACAAGGGGTTCGAGACCGCGGTGCTGGCACAGCAGGTCTTTGGCGGGCATGGCTATATCGAGGAACAGGGCATGAGCCAGTTCGTCCGCGATGCCCGGATCACCATGATCTATGAGGGCGCGAACGGCGTGCAGGCGCTGGATCTGGTCGGCCGCAAGCTGGCCGCCGACAATGGCAAGCCGCTGATGGCGCTGTTCGGCATGGTCAAGGCCTTCTGCAAGGAACATGGCGAAAACGAGGCGCTGGCCACGGATTTCATCGCGCCGCTGAAAGCCGCGTCCAAGGATCTGCAATCCGCCGCCATGTACTTCATGGAACGCGGGATGAAGAACCCCGACGACGCGCTGGCCGGTTCCTATGACTTCATGCATCTGTTCGGCCATGCGATGCTGGGCTTCATGTGGGCGCAACAGGCCGTCGCCGCGCAATCGGCGCTGGACGAGGGCCGGGGCGACGCAGCGTTCTTCAGGACGAAACTGGCCACCGGGCGTTACTATATGCAGCGGCAACTGCCGATGACGGCAACGCATCTGGCGCGGATCACTTCGGGCGCGGATACCGTGATGGCGCTGGAAGCCGAAGCGTTCTGA
- a CDS encoding MerR family transcriptional regulator translates to MPDEDLMTIRQMCDTFDVTPRTLRFYEARELIFPERRGQHRLYDRRDRARLTLILRGKRFGFSLEQIRQLLELYEPGGANQTQIAAALDAARARLADMERQYHELEGAIDDLRGQIGDAEARLAASQEQSGG, encoded by the coding sequence ATGCCAGATGAAGACCTGATGACGATCCGCCAGATGTGCGACACGTTCGACGTCACCCCCCGCACCCTGCGCTTCTATGAGGCGCGAGAGCTGATCTTTCCGGAACGGCGCGGACAGCACCGTCTGTATGATCGGCGCGACCGGGCGCGGCTGACGCTGATCCTGCGCGGCAAGCGTTTCGGCTTCAGTCTGGAACAGATCCGCCAGTTGCTCGAACTCTACGAGCCGGGCGGGGCCAACCAGACGCAGATCGCGGCCGCGCTTGACGCCGCGCGCGCAAGGTTGGCGGACATGGAACGTCAGTATCACGAACTGGAAGGCGCGATCGACGATCTGCGCGGCCAGATCGGTGATGCCGAGGCCCGGCTGGCCGCAAGTCAGGAACAATCCGGAGGATAG